One part of the Anopheles merus strain MAF chromosome 3L, AmerM5.1, whole genome shotgun sequence genome encodes these proteins:
- the LOC121598779 gene encoding transferrin-like, giving the protein MVQVYRLPVLLVLVALGGFAAGQQQERVCAAARYTAECEQLQRGASEVVCVHVQDSVECAQRIRNGTADFGVFSAESVLLTASLDWEGLTVIKELRNAERTRETVDFQTAVVVRSRHTGGLDGLRGLHYCHPGLHYSRTQRWTERVLKHFERLVAPPKCEDFHTVTEIETAAVANFFGASCRPGVWSQLPKEDSDLKEKYSNLCSLCPNVSSCSYDGYANGQQSALQCLERDGDVVYASVLEIQRFFTDRSSIASDFSYLCPDGTLQPVSGPACTWLAQPWGTVMASATKAVQIAARMDVWLRNSLTSGAPWETAIIDILTRHNTDRIAAASSIQSPVDYMRPHRPMPIPADICQSTARWCTTSLEEQDKCDVLAKAGLTSGVYPLLQCNNPTTNRINCLREISADRADFAGIDSNYGYLARQSNLAAALYQETEKEKYSSVVVLTKEGKGHDRFEKLRNAKACFPEFGGIASIAFVNVGRSRGIFDRNECDYGHLMSEFFSESCAPGSRDDLHDPTGEHAENLCALCRYAEKPTPRELGTYQAADDDGLYTDSPLEDDAEEPPVEGIDPALRQNDGIGGSIDRNFLCAAAETNRYYGTRGALRCLQEAGEVAIIEAQNLAEHAQFLAMNASDYRVLCRNGTLAAYTGFNVDEECYLTTIVDGEIVVRRQWEQSDNIVHLLTSLDVYLQNDPDFRMYNIFAGQRNLLFEDSALGLVSPQHNELGTSVKNYIRLFENIEDCQNAAPSTTLAPGGTGGRAAIVTVNLLLTIILAGIIAWRL; this is encoded by the exons ATGGTTCAGGTGTACCGCTTACCAGTATTATTGGTCCTGGTCGCCTTGGGTGGCTTTGCCGCCGGACAGCAGCAAG aGCGCGTCTGTGCCGCGGCGCGCTACACGGCCGAATGTGAGCAGCTGCAGCGCGGCGCCTCGGAGGTAGTGTGCGTCCACGTGCAGGACAGTGTCGAGTGCGCTCAGCGCATCCGCAACGGAACGGCCGACTTTGGCGTGTTCAGTGCGGAGAGTGTGCTGCTCACGGCCAGCCTCGACTGGGAAGGGCTGACCGTCATCAAGGAGCTGCGCAATGCCGAGCGAACGCGCGAAACCGTCGACTTCCAGACGGCCGTGGTAGTGCGCAGTCGCCATACCGGGGGGCTTGATGGGCTGCGCGGTCTGCACTACTGCCATCCGGGGTTGCACTACAGCCGCACGCAGCGCTGGACCGAGCGGGTGCTGAAGCACTTTGAGCGGCTGGTCGCACCGCCAAAGTGCGAGGACTTCCACACCGTTACCGAGATTGAGACGGCTGCCGTGGCGAACTTTTTCGGTGCCTCCTGCCGGCCGGGCGTCTGGTCGCAGCTACCGAAGGAAGACTCGGACCTGA AGGAAAAATACTCGAATCTCTGCTCGCTCTGCCCGAACGTGTCGTCCTGCTCGTACGATGGGTACGCCAACGGGCAACAGTCCGCGCTGCAGTGTCTCGAGCGCGATGGCGACGTGGTGTACGCGTCCGTGCTCGAGATCCAACGCTTCTTCACCGATCGGAGCTCGATCGCGAGCGATTTCTCCTACCTCTGCCCGGACGGTACGCTGCAGCCGGTCAGTGGGCCGGCCTGCACCTGGCTAGCCCAGCCCTGGGGCACCGTTATGGCGTCCGCGACCAAAGCCGTCCAGATAGCGGCCCGCATGGACGTTTGGCTGCGCAACTCGCTCACCTCGGGCGCACCGTGGGAAACGGCCATCATCGACATCCTGACCCGGCACAATACGGACCGGATTGCGGCGGCGTCCTCGATCCAGTCGCCGGTCGATTATATGCGGCCGCACCGGCCAATGCCGATACCGGCCGACATCTGCCAGTCGACGGCCCGCTGGTGCACGACCTCGCTGGAGGAGCAGGACAAGTGTGACGTGCTGGCGAAGGCCGGCCTAACGTCCGGCGTGTATCCGCTGCTGCAGTGCAACAATCCTACCACGAACCGGATCAACTGCCTGCGGGAAATATCGGCCGACCGGGCGGACTTTGCCGGCATCGATTCGAACTATGGTTATCTGGCCCGCCAGTCCAACCTTGCTGCGGCGCTGTACCAGGAGACGGAGAAGGAGAAGTACTcctcggtggtggtgctgaCGAAGGAGGGCAAGGGGCACGATCGGTTCGAGAAGCTGCGCAACGCGAAGGCTTGCTTCCCGGAGTTTGGTGGAATTG CTTCGATCGCATTCGTCAATGTGGGTCGTTCGCGTGGAATTTTCGATCGCAACGAGTGCGACTACGGCCACCTGATGAGCGAGTTCTTCTCCGAGTCGTGCGCTCCCGGGTCGCGCGATGACCTGCACGATCCTACCGGCGAGCACGCGGAAAACCTTTGCGCACTGTGCCGGTACGCCGAGAAGCCGACGCCGCGCGAACTCGGCACCTATCAGGCCGCCGATGACGACGGCCTCTACACGGACAGCCCGCTGGAAGACGACGCCGAGGAGCCACCGGTCGAGGGCATTGATCCGGCGCTACGCCAGAACGACGGCATCGGTGGTTCGATCGACCGGAACTTCCTGTGTGCGGCGGCCGAAACGAACCGTTACTATGGAACGCGCGGCGCCCTGCGCTGCCTGCAGGAGGCCGGCGAGGTGGCCATCATCGAGGCGCAGAACCTGGCCGAGCATGCCCAGTTCCTGGCGATGAATGCGAGCGACTACCGGGTGCTGTGCCGGAACGGTACGCTGGCCGCCTACACCGGCTTCAACGTGGACGAGGAGTGCTACCTGACCACGATCGTCGACGGGGAGATCGTGGTGCGCCGCCAGTGGGAACAGTCGGACAACATCGTGCATCTGCTGACCTCGCTCGACGTGTACCTGCAGAACGATCCCGACTTCCGGATGTACAACATTTTCGCCGGCCAGCGCAACCTGCTGTTCGAGGATTCGGCACTCGGGCTGGTTTCGCCGCAGCACAACGAGCTCGGCACGTCGGTGAAGAACTACATCCGGCTGTTCGAAAACATCGAGGACTGCCAGAATGCGGCCCCGTCTACGACGCTGGCGCCGGGCGGTACCGGGGGCCGGGCGGCGATTGTCACGGTCAACCTGCTGCTCACCATCATTCTGGCGGGCATCATTGCCTGGCGGTTGTAA